Part of the Moorella sp. E308F genome, AAGATCCTCATGGCTTTGGGAACCCACCGACCTATGACCCTGGGAGAATTGCAACAAAAATTGGGTGCCGAAGTATTAGGGCAGGTAGAAGTAATAAACCATGACTTCCGCAACCCGATGGCTCTCTATGATTTCGGCCTTACGGCCAACGGTACGCCGGTAAAGGTAAATCGCTTAGTTCTTGAAGCAGATGTTGTTATTGGTATCGGTAGTATCGTTCCCCACCACATCCCCGGTTACAGTGGCGGGGCAAAAATCGTCCAGCCCGGGATTTGTGGTGAAGATACTACAGCGGCCACCCATTTGCTGAGTGTGCGGACCCGGCGAAATATGCTGGGCATTGTGGAAAATAAAGTGCGAGAAGAAATGGAAGTCATCGCCGACAGGGCGGGAGTAAAGTATATCTTTAATACGGTCCTGGATCCTCAGGGCCGTGTAGTGAAAGCCTTCTTCGGCGATATCCGCCAGGCCTTCCGAGCCGGGGTGGAGATCAGCCGGCAGGTTTACGGTATCCCGGCGCCGGGTCGTACGCCTATTGTCTTAGCCAGTTCCCATCCTTGCGACATTGAATTCTGGCAAGCCCATAAGACATTATATCCGTGCGACATGCTGGTAGAAGAGGGAGGGACAATTATTATCGTCACCCCCTGCCCCGAAGGAGTGGCGGTCACCCACCCGGAGATGCTGGAATTTGCCGGCCAGAGCCCGGAGGATATTGACGCCCAGATTGAGGAGGGGATTATAAAGGATAAGGTGGCGGGGGCCCTGGCCCTGGCCTGGGCCAAGGTGCGGCAGCATGCCGAGGTTTGCCTGGTTTCAGATGGTATAAAAGCCGAAGTGGCGGCTAAACTCGGATTTAAGCACGCTGATACTGTAGAAGAAGCCCTGGACCGGGCCTGGGCGCGGTTGGGAAAAGGAGCCGGGGTAACAGTATTAACCCATGGAGCTGATACATTGCCCCTGTTGCCGGAAGATGGCTAAAATGTGGCCAACTCCCAGAAGGTGGAGTTGGCTACTTTTTTTGCATATACGTCATTCTTAATACTTCTTGACATCTGCGCTGTAATGCTGTATGCTGTAAATAGCGAGGTGATGGACATGGAGTACAAATATCGCACCCAGCTTTACCTGGATGAAGAACAATATCAATTTTTAAAGGAGCGTGCCGCCAGCTATAATACCAGCATGGCTGAGGTAGTTCGGCAATTGATAGCTAAAGAACAAAACAAACAGGAAGAGATCGACCCTGAGGACCCTATTTTTCACCTGGGGCAGAGAAGTATTTCCACCGGACGCAGCGATGGCTCGGTAAATCATGACCGGTATATTTACAGGCAATGCTGTGGGGACAGGTAACATGCAGCAACAGCAGTTGAGGAAAAAGGAATTTCTATTTATTGATACTTCAGCCTGGATAGCTCTTTATGATAACGACGATCTTCATCACCGGGCTGCAGTGAATTTTTTTACCCCTGATAACTTGCGGGACCACAGGCTTATCCCTGTAACTACGAACTTTATTTTTGCTGAAGTTTATGCCTATTTCTGCCGGAATAATAGTGCGGCTATTGCAATAGGAAAGTCGTTAAAGGCGAGTAAAATCCTTAGAATTGTACGGGTAGAGGAAGCGGATGAAGTAAAAGCCTGGGAAATAGCGCAAATGCATGCTGATAAAGGTTTTAGTTATACAGATTGTACCAGCTTCGCCGTTATGCAGAGATTGAACTGCCGCCAGGCTTTTACCTTTGACAATCATTTCCGACAAATGGGTTTTGAGGTTTTACCAAAGAGCGAGAAAATAGATGAATAAGGAGTTGGCGAGATGGGCAGAACGAGAAAAATGCGCCGGCGCGAGCGTCGTTATCACAGGCTGCTGGCATTAATTGAAGAACTGTACGAAAACCAAAGGTCGATGATAGCTGTTTTAGGCGAACATATGGTAAAAATACGTACGCTGTCCAGGCAGTTAGCAGCCATACGCGAGGAGAAAAAATCCGGACAAGAGGGAACCAATGAAAATAGTTAGCTTTATTTTAAGAATGACCGCTCCGTATCAATCTCTAGATGGACAGGTCAACTAAGAATTGCTAAAATAAGGATAAAGCGCTGGCAATTGGGAGAGATGGAGATAATGGAGGAAAAAATTGATGCCCTTTATGGGCTGGTACAGCAGATAGCTATAGAGCTTAAGCAGACCAGACAGGAGCTTAATACAACAAGAGGGGAACTCACGGAGCAGATTAATGGTGTACGGGAAGAACTCACGGAGCAAATTACCGGGGTACAAGAAGAACTGCGCGGGGAGATTGCCGGCGTCAGGGGAGAGTTGAGAGGGGAGATTACTAACGTCAGGGGAGAACTGTTGGAGAAGCTCACAGGAGTTCGTGAGGAACTTCAGGAGCAGATCGCCGGCGTACGGGAAGAACTCACGGAGCAGATTAATGGTGTACGAGAAGAACTCACGGAGCAAATTACCGGGGTACAAGAAGAACTGCGCGGGGAGATAACAAACGTCCGGAAAGAGCTGCGTGGGGAAATAACCAATGTCAGGGAAGAGTTGCGCGGGGAGATTGCCGGCGTCAGGGAAGAACTGCGCGGGGAGATTGCCGGTACCCGGACGGAACTGGGCGCTCAGGTTACAGATGTCCGCAATGAGCTCCACAACACTCGGCAAGAGCTTGGCGCTCAGATTACAGGCGTCCGGGAGGAACTTTATGATACCAGGCGAGATCTTACAGAAAGGCTCAACAGGATGGAGCAGCGGCTGAACGCCACTTTTAATCAGGTCGGCATGCTGAGCGAATTCCGGGTGGAAGTCCTGCACAAACTGGAGGAGCTGGGGGAAAGCCAGAATTCAATGTCAGCCATGCTGGGGGAGCATGATATTAAAATTCGCAACTTATCTAGCAAGCTGTCCAAATTTCAGTTAAATATTTTAAGGAGGTCCGGTTAGATGCAGTGGTTAGGCCATGCGAGTTTTTACCTGGAAACCCCGGCGGGGGTGCGGCTGGTGACCGACCCTTATGGACCACAGGTTTCACCAGCGGCACCGGTGGTCACAGCTGACGTGGTGACCATATCCCACGAGCACTTTGACCACAATTACCTGGATAATATAAAGGGTAACCCGGAAATTTGGCGGGGTTTGACACCGGATGGAGATTGGGCTAAAGTTAATCGTACCTTCAAAGATGTCCATGCTTATACAGTACCTACATATCACGATGAGGCAGCCGGCGCCAAACGAGGTAAAAATGCCGTTTTCGTTCTGGAAATAGGGAATCTGCGCCTGGCCCACCTTGGTGATCTGGGACATGTTCTGGGTGATGAACAGGTGCAGAGAATTGGCCGGGTGGATGTATTGATGATCCCTGTGGGCGGGTACTTTACCATTGACGCCGGCCAGGCCTGGCAGGTGGTGGCGGCACTAAAGCCGCGGGTAGTTCTGCCCATGCATTACCTGGTTCCGGGCATGCAGGGTTTCCCCATTGCCGGGGTTGAGGAATTTACGGCCGGCCGGTCCAATGTACGCCGCTTCGGGGAGGGGAAAATCGACCTGCGGGCCGAGAGTTTGCCGCAGGAAACGGAAGTCTGGGTTCTGGCGGCCAGCCAGCCGCGGGTTTAAAATAAGGGATTTAACCTGATAGAGGATATGCCTCCAGATCCCCACCGTTGGATTCGTTATTTCCCAACGGTGGGGATTTATATTTATATACCACTTGATCTTTACAGGGAAAATGTTAGAATGAAAATAACGGCAGACAAAAGGGAGGCGATTATGTGGAACAATTACGTACGACAGTTAGGATGCCGGCAGAGCTGCTCAAAGCTATTGAAGCTGTACGGGACCCAGAAGAGTTTCCGACCTTAAGTGATTTTGTGCGCAGGGCAGTTGAGAAATATGTTCGGGAATTAAGGCGGGCAAAGATCGCGGCAGAGTGCAAGCGGCTGGCAGAAGGAGAAAACCTGGTTACCCTTGTCGAAGCTGATCTGGCTGATTATGCAGGGCGTATGGAGCAGGCTGAAAGGGGTGAACTCTGATGCCCGGTGAAGTACCACGCCCGGGGGACATTTTTAGGGTAAGCCTGGAGGGAACCGGCCACGTCTTGCGAGGACCGCATTACGGGGTAGTGGTTTCCGATGAACCCTTCAACTACCTTTCGACGATAGTTATCGTACCACTTTCTTCCGGGGCTAAACCTGCTTCCTTCCGGCCAGAAATATCTTTGCACGGAAAGGTAACCAGGGCCCTGCCGGATCAGCTCCGGGCCGTGGATAAACACCGGCTCAAAGAATACCAGGGCAGTGTGGCAGGCACTTCCTTTTTTTATGACCTGCAAGAGGCGCTTAGGGAGCTGCTTGCCTTATGAAGAAAGAAAAAAATCGACGCGGCTTAGCTGCCAAAAGTGGCGCTTCCACAGAAAATGGCCCTTCCTACCTTACCGTGGCCCGGGAAGCCGTAGTCGAACTTAAAATTGAGCGTTCCCGCTTCATTGGCTATGCCCGCGAAGTAGATAGTGAGGCGGCGGCCAGGGAATTTATTGCCCGCATCCAGGCCGAGCATCGCCAGGCGACCCATAATTGTTTTGCCTACCGGCTGGGGACAGGGAAGCAAGAAATAACCTATTACAGCGATGCCGGCGAGCCCAGCGGTACGGCCGGGCGGCCAATTTTAGGCGCCATTACCAGCCTGGGCCTGACCAACGTGGCGGTAGTGGTGACCCGTTATTTTGGCGGCAAAAAGCTGGGTGTGCGGGGGCTCATCGAGGCCTACGGCCAGGCGGCGCGCCGGGTCCTGGAAGAGGCGGGGAGCATCCAGCGGGTCGTGACCCGCGAGCTGGAAGTAACCTGCAGTTATGCCGAGCTGGACCGGTTGCTCTACCAGGTTCACAGCCACGGCGGGAAAGTGGTAGAAACGGACTACGACAGCGAGGTCCGGTTAAAGGTTGCCGTGCCCGTCTCAGCATGGGAGAAAATGCAAGCACTGCTCGAGAAAAGGTAATTGACCCAGTACCTTATCAAGGCTGCCGACATTAGTTTGCAATACGGTTTGCCTATGGCTGATGCCATATTTTACACTGTGACCAGCATGTATGGGAGTCAAATAGTGACAAGCGATAAGCACTCTAAAGGCCTGGAGATGGTAATTATTTGGACGGCTACCCATGATGCTTTAAATGAATGGGACCCCAGCAACGGTGCCTTTTTTTCTTTAATCCTGCCACAGCCACTAGTGCCTGGATCTGGACGCGGCCCCAGATAACCCGGATTGGGGTCAAGTTGCTACGAACCAGTGGGGCTGGCCAAGTTACCCCGCAGGCTCTTCCATAAATGATAAAGAGCGCTCTGGGTAGACTGCCACTTGATGTTTTCCCGTTCACCGACAAAAAGCTCCCGTTGTACTTCTACCTTTCCCTGGATATCCAACCCTATATAAACCAACCCTACCGGTTTAGCCGGGGTGCCGCCGCCGGGGCCGGCAATGCCCGTAATGCCAACGCCGATATCCGCTGCAAAAGCCCGGCGTACGCCCCGGGCCATGGCGGCGGCAACTTCGGGGCTGACGGCACCATGAGCGGCCAGGGTTTCCTCCTCTACTCCAAGAAACTTTATTTTAGCTGCATTACTGTAAGCAACCATGCCGCCCAGGAAGTAATCGGAACTCCCGGGGATATTGGTTACCCGGTGGGCCAGCAGGCCCCCGGTACAGGATTCCGCTATGGCCAGGGTCAGGCGTCGCTTTGCGAGGATGGCGCCGACGACCCCTTCCAGGGTATCATCGTCGCTGCCAAAGAGATGCTCACCCAGGCGTTCTCGGATGGCTGTTTCCAAGGGCCGGATTAATTCCCGGGCTTGTTCGGCGCTGCCGGCCCGGGCTGTCAGGCGTAAGGTTACCTCGCCGGGCGCGGCCAGGGGTGCCAGGGTGGGGTTGTCGCCGTGGAACAGGTCTTTAATGGCTTCTTCCACCGCAGATTCTCCCATCCCGACAATCTTCAGCACCCGGGAAAAGATAACCTCCCGTCGGGCACCGTAGGGTTCCAGCAGGGGCAAGAGCCGGTCCGCCACCATGGGTTCAAACTCCCGCGGTGGTCCCGGCAATAAAGCATAGATCTTGCCCTCATGTTCCAGGAAAACACCGGCTGCCGTGCCATAGGGGTTATTCAGGGCCCGGGCTCCGGCCGGGAGCAGGGCCTGCTTCAGGTTGCTGGACGGCATGGGTCGCTGGCGGGCGGCAAAATAACGGATGACGTTTTCCCGGGCGGCCGGGTCTTCCACCAGGGGTAAATTCAAGGCTGCGGCCAGGGCCTCGCGGGAGAGGTCGTCTTCCGTCGGTCCCAGGCCGCCGCTGACGATGATCAAGTCGGCCCGCCGGCGGGCGTTATCGATAGCTTCACGGATGCGCTCCAGGTTGTCGCCGACTACCACCTGGCGGTAAAGGCTGATGCCGGCCGCTGCCAGCTGCCGGCTCAAATAGGCGGCATTGGTATTGATTATCTGGCCCAGGAGCATTTCCGTACCGGTGAAAATGGCTTCAGCGAGCAAAGGAAACCTCCTCCCAAACTAAAAGAGCGCCCAGGTACTGGCGCTTAAAGTTTAATGGACAGTTTCAGCAGCTGCACTTGTGGGTCCGTGTTCCGCGGCGGTGCCCAGATTATTGACGGCAGTTACTAGGAAACCCAGGACCAACCAAGCGGCCAGGAAAAGTACTATTTGCCACTTTTTCATATTGCCCCCCAACCTTTCTGTGTTGCAGCTTTCACTCCCGCCAACAAGTATACCAGAGGCTTTTACCAGTTGCAATGGCAGGAATGCGGCTATATAATGCTGGTTGAAAGAAACTTTTGTTCCAACACAAGTTATTCTTATGGTGTGAGTAAATTTCTTAAGTTTTTCTTAGCTTGTCTTAAACATTTTTTTAAATTTCTATTTTATAATTATCCCAGGAAGAAAGGATAGGAGGTATGAAAAATGTGGCAGCACTCAGGTAGAGCTAGAATCACCGTCCTGGCGGTTTTATTAATCTTCCTGGCCGGGGTGGCGGCAACAGTAGGTTTTTACCAGATCACCGGAGCGGCGGCCGGAACCCAGCAGCCCTTATATCAGCACGCAGTGGCTGCCAGCGACGCGGTATCAGCCAGCATCCCGGCGGGACTGGGGCCGGAGGCTATTGCTGACATTGTGGATAAAGCCGGCCCGGCAGTGGTGCGCATCGATACGATTACGGAGACGCGGGTGGCCAGCCCCTTTAACGACCCCTTTTTCCGGCAGTTTTTTGGCGACCAGTTTGATATCGGTCCCCAGGAACAGCGCGGGCTGGGTTCGGGTTTCATTATTTCCCCGGACGGCTATATCCTGACCAATCAGCACGTCATTGACGGAGCCAAGCAGGTCAAAGTAACCGTTGTTGGTTATGATAAACCCTTTAATGCCAAGGTAGTGGGCGCCGATGCCCCCCTGGACCTGGCTGTCCTGAAAATCGATACCGGCAAGCCGTTACCTTATCTAACCCTCGGTGATGCCGATAAGGTTCGCGTTGGTGAATGGGCCATCGCCATCGGCAACCCCGATGGCCTGGACCATACAGTAACGGTGGGCGTTATCAGTGCCAAGGGCCGGCCCATCGATGTCCAG contains:
- the larA gene encoding nickel-dependent lactate racemase → MSCRLNLPYGTYRLTFHIPEEKIKAVLSPVAMKRIPSTEVEIQKALENPIGCQPLGTMVSPTSRVLLLCDDNTRPTPANIIVPAILRELASGGVRKENIKILMALGTHRPMTLGELQQKLGAEVLGQVEVINHDFRNPMALYDFGLTANGTPVKVNRLVLEADVVIGIGSIVPHHIPGYSGGAKIVQPGICGEDTTAATHLLSVRTRRNMLGIVENKVREEMEVIADRAGVKYIFNTVLDPQGRVVKAFFGDIRQAFRAGVEISRQVYGIPAPGRTPIVLASSHPCDIEFWQAHKTLYPCDMLVEEGGTIIIVTPCPEGVAVTHPEMLEFAGQSPEDIDAQIEEGIIKDKVAGALALAWAKVRQHAEVCLVSDGIKAEVAAKLGFKHADTVEEALDRAWARLGKGAGVTVLTHGADTLPLLPEDG
- a CDS encoding CopG family transcriptional regulator, coding for MEYKYRTQLYLDEEQYQFLKERAASYNTSMAEVVRQLIAKEQNKQEEIDPEDPIFHLGQRSISTGRSDGSVNHDRYIYRQCCGDR
- a CDS encoding type II toxin-antitoxin system VapC family toxin; amino-acid sequence: MTGIFTGNAVGTGNMQQQQLRKKEFLFIDTSAWIALYDNDDLHHRAAVNFFTPDNLRDHRLIPVTTNFIFAEVYAYFCRNNSAAIAIGKSLKASKILRIVRVEEADEVKAWEIAQMHADKGFSYTDCTSFAVMQRLNCRQAFTFDNHFRQMGFEVLPKSEKIDE
- a CDS encoding DUF1664 domain-containing protein encodes the protein MEEKIDALYGLVQQIAIELKQTRQELNTTRGELTEQINGVREELTEQITGVQEELRGEIAGVRGELRGEITNVRGELLEKLTGVREELQEQIAGVREELTEQINGVREELTEQITGVQEELRGEITNVRKELRGEITNVREELRGEIAGVREELRGEIAGTRTELGAQVTDVRNELHNTRQELGAQITGVREELYDTRRDLTERLNRMEQRLNATFNQVGMLSEFRVEVLHKLEELGESQNSMSAMLGEHDIKIRNLSSKLSKFQLNILRRSG
- a CDS encoding MBL fold metallo-hydrolase, whose translation is MQWLGHASFYLETPAGVRLVTDPYGPQVSPAAPVVTADVVTISHEHFDHNYLDNIKGNPEIWRGLTPDGDWAKVNRTFKDVHAYTVPTYHDEAAGAKRGKNAVFVLEIGNLRLAHLGDLGHVLGDEQVQRIGRVDVLMIPVGGYFTIDAGQAWQVVAALKPRVVLPMHYLVPGMQGFPIAGVEEFTAGRSNVRRFGEGKIDLRAESLPQETEVWVLAASQPRV
- a CDS encoding ribbon-helix-helix domain-containing protein produces the protein MEQLRTTVRMPAELLKAIEAVRDPEEFPTLSDFVRRAVEKYVRELRRAKIAAECKRLAEGENLVTLVEADLADYAGRMEQAERGEL
- a CDS encoding type II toxin-antitoxin system PemK/MazF family toxin, coding for MPGEVPRPGDIFRVSLEGTGHVLRGPHYGVVVSDEPFNYLSTIVIVPLSSGAKPASFRPEISLHGKVTRALPDQLRAVDKHRLKEYQGSVAGTSFFYDLQEALRELLAL
- a CDS encoding IMPACT family protein: MKKEKNRRGLAAKSGASTENGPSYLTVAREAVVELKIERSRFIGYAREVDSEAAAREFIARIQAEHRQATHNCFAYRLGTGKQEITYYSDAGEPSGTAGRPILGAITSLGLTNVAVVVTRYFGGKKLGVRGLIEAYGQAARRVLEEAGSIQRVVTRELEVTCSYAELDRLLYQVHSHGGKVVETDYDSEVRLKVAVPVSAWEKMQALLEKR
- a CDS encoding competence/damage-inducible protein A, translated to MLAEAIFTGTEMLLGQIINTNAAYLSRQLAAAGISLYRQVVVGDNLERIREAIDNARRRADLIIVSGGLGPTEDDLSREALAAALNLPLVEDPAARENVIRYFAARQRPMPSSNLKQALLPAGARALNNPYGTAAGVFLEHEGKIYALLPGPPREFEPMVADRLLPLLEPYGARREVIFSRVLKIVGMGESAVEEAIKDLFHGDNPTLAPLAAPGEVTLRLTARAGSAEQARELIRPLETAIRERLGEHLFGSDDDTLEGVVGAILAKRRLTLAIAESCTGGLLAHRVTNIPGSSDYFLGGMVAYSNAAKIKFLGVEEETLAAHGAVSPEVAAAMARGVRRAFAADIGVGITGIAGPGGGTPAKPVGLVYIGLDIQGKVEVQRELFVGERENIKWQSTQSALYHLWKSLRGNLASPTGS
- a CDS encoding trypsin-like peptidase domain-containing protein, giving the protein MWQHSGRARITVLAVLLIFLAGVAATVGFYQITGAAAGTQQPLYQHAVAASDAVSASIPAGLGPEAIADIVDKAGPAVVRIDTITETRVASPFNDPFFRQFFGDQFDIGPQEQRGLGSGFIISPDGYILTNQHVIDGAKQVKVTVVGYDKPFNAKVVGADAPLDLAVLKIDTGKPLPYLTLGDADKVRVGEWAIAIGNPDGLDHTVTVGVISAKGRPIDVQDRHYENLLQTDASINPGNSGGPLLNLKGEVIGINTAVNASAQGIGFAIPSSTVQPVLNDLMNKGKIARPWLGVALATVTPDIAEMLGLQTAEGALVGQVEAGSPAARAGIQKYDVILQLDGQKIKDASDLVNKVQALKIGQQVQLQVFRRGQLLDISVVLGEKPSQ